A single region of the Yersinia entomophaga genome encodes:
- the trkA gene encoding Trk system potassium transporter TrkA — MKIIILGAGQVGGTLAENLVGENNDITVVDTNTNRLRQLQDKFDLRVVQGHGSHPRVLREAGAEDADMLVAVTNSDETNMIACQIAYSLFNTPNRIARIRSPEYIRESEKLFLPEAVPIDHLISPEQLVIDYIYKLIEYPGALQVVNFAEGKVSIAAVKAYYGGPLVGNALSSLREHMPHIDTRVAAIFRQDRPIRPQGSTIIEAGDEVFFVAASQHIRAVMSELQRLEKPYKRIMIVGGGNVGAGLALRLEKDYSVKLIERDQQRAAELAEMLHDTIVFYGDASDQELLAEEHIEQVDVFIAITNDDEANIMSAMLAKRMGAKKAMVLIQRSAYVDLVQGSVIDIAISPQQATISALLGHVRKADIVSVSSLRRGVAEAIEAVAHGDESTSKVVGRVVEDIKLPPGTTIGAIVRGDEVLIANSSSVIQQGDHVVMFITDKKFVPDVERLFQPSPFFL, encoded by the coding sequence ATGAAAATAATTATTCTCGGTGCGGGACAGGTTGGCGGGACGCTGGCAGAAAATTTGGTCGGTGAAAACAACGATATTACCGTTGTGGATACCAATACCAATCGGCTTCGTCAATTACAGGACAAGTTCGATCTGCGCGTAGTACAAGGTCACGGTTCGCACCCACGGGTGCTGAGAGAAGCCGGCGCAGAAGATGCAGATATGCTGGTTGCTGTCACTAACTCCGATGAAACCAACATGATCGCCTGTCAGATCGCCTACTCATTATTTAATACACCTAACCGTATCGCTCGTATTCGCTCTCCTGAATATATCCGTGAATCTGAGAAGCTTTTCCTACCGGAAGCTGTCCCAATTGATCATCTTATATCGCCGGAACAGTTAGTAATCGATTATATATATAAGCTGATTGAATATCCTGGCGCACTTCAGGTAGTTAATTTTGCCGAAGGTAAGGTCAGTATTGCCGCAGTAAAAGCTTATTACGGCGGTCCTCTGGTGGGCAATGCCTTATCTTCACTACGCGAACATATGCCGCATATTGATACGCGAGTCGCGGCTATATTTCGTCAAGACCGACCTATTCGTCCACAGGGTTCAACTATTATCGAAGCCGGTGATGAAGTCTTTTTTGTCGCCGCCTCCCAGCACATTCGCGCAGTAATGAGTGAATTACAGCGACTGGAAAAACCCTATAAGCGAATTATGATTGTTGGCGGTGGTAACGTCGGCGCCGGATTGGCATTACGATTAGAAAAAGACTACAGCGTAAAATTAATTGAACGTGACCAGCAGCGAGCGGCTGAATTAGCGGAGATGCTACACGACACTATCGTATTTTACGGTGATGCCTCAGATCAGGAATTATTAGCCGAAGAACACATTGAGCAAGTCGATGTATTTATTGCCATCACCAATGATGACGAAGCTAATATTATGTCTGCCATGCTAGCCAAACGTATGGGGGCCAAAAAAGCCATGGTGCTCATTCAACGCAGTGCTTATGTAGATTTAGTGCAAGGCAGTGTAATTGATATTGCCATTTCACCACAGCAAGCCACGATTTCCGCACTGCTCGGCCATGTGCGCAAAGCAGATATTGTTAGCGTGTCTTCACTGCGACGCGGCGTAGCAGAAGCTATCGAAGCTGTCGCTCATGGTGATGAAAGTACATCTAAAGTAGTAGGACGAGTGGTTGAAGATATTAAATTACCGCCGGGTACTACGATTGGCGCTATTGTACGTGGAGATGAAGTGCTTATCGCTAATAGCAGCTCGGTTATTCAACAAGGTGACCACGTTGTAATGTTTATTACCGATAAAAAATTCGTTCCTGACGTTGAACGCTTGTTCCAACCAAGCCCATTCTTCTTATAA
- the rpsM gene encoding 30S ribosomal protein S13, protein MARIAGINIPDQKHTVIALTAIYGIGKTRSQAICVAAGIAENVKISELSEEQIEKLRDEVAKYVVEGDLRREVTLSIKRLMDLGTYRGLRHRRGLPVRGQRTKTNARTRKGPRKPIKK, encoded by the coding sequence GTGGCCCGTATAGCAGGCATTAACATTCCTGATCAGAAACATACTGTTATCGCTTTAACCGCGATCTACGGTATCGGTAAGACCCGTTCACAGGCTATCTGTGTCGCTGCGGGTATTGCTGAAAATGTTAAGATCAGTGAGCTGTCTGAAGAGCAAATCGAGAAGCTGCGTGACGAAGTTGCCAAGTACGTTGTAGAAGGTGATCTGCGTCGTGAGGTGACCCTGAGCATCAAGCGTCTGATGGACCTTGGGACTTATCGTGGTTTGCGTCATCGTCGTGGTCTACCAGTTCGCGGTCAGCGTACTAAGACCAACGCACGTACCCGTAAGGGTCCGCGTAAACCGATCAAGAAATAA
- a CDS encoding DUF494 family protein, which produces MFDVLMYLFETYMHNDTEMLADQDKITDDLADAGFYREDIYNALNWLEALADLQEGEIAPYQYSADPLALRIYTPEEIMKLDVECRGFILFLEQINVLKLDTREMVIDRIMALDSAEFDLEDLKWVVLMVLFNVPEYENAYQQMEELLFEVNEGYLH; this is translated from the coding sequence ATGTTCGACGTTTTGATGTACCTATTTGAAACATACATGCATAACGACACCGAAATGCTCGCCGATCAGGACAAAATTACTGACGATCTAGCGGATGCGGGTTTCTATCGTGAAGACATCTATAACGCCTTGAATTGGCTGGAGGCGTTGGCTGATTTACAGGAAGGTGAAATAGCGCCTTATCAGTACAGTGCCGATCCTTTGGCGCTTCGTATCTATACTCCTGAAGAAATCATGAAGTTGGACGTCGAATGCCGTGGTTTTATCCTATTCCTCGAACAAATTAATGTGCTAAAACTCGATACCCGCGAAATGGTTATTGATCGTATTATGGCGCTCGATTCAGCCGAGTTTGATCTGGAAGATCTTAAATGGGTGGTGCTGATGGTGCTGTTCAACGTGCCTGAATATGAAAATGCCTATCAACAGATGGAAGAATTGCTCTTTGAAGTTAATGAGGGTTATCTGCACTAG
- the rpsK gene encoding 30S ribosomal protein S11: MAKAPIRARKRVRKTVSDGVAHIHASFNNTIVTITDRQGNALGWATAGGSGFRGSRKSTPFAAQVAAERCAEAVKEYGIKNLEVMVKGPGPGRESTIRALNAAGFRITNITDVTPIPHNGCRPPKKRRV; encoded by the coding sequence ATGGCAAAGGCACCTATTCGTGCACGCAAGCGTGTAAGAAAGACAGTCTCTGACGGTGTGGCTCATATCCATGCTTCTTTCAACAACACCATCGTTACCATTACTGATCGTCAGGGTAACGCTTTGGGTTGGGCAACAGCCGGTGGTTCCGGTTTCCGTGGTTCTCGTAAATCTACTCCGTTTGCAGCGCAAGTTGCAGCAGAGCGCTGCGCAGAAGCAGTGAAAGAATACGGTATTAAGAACCTGGAAGTTATGGTTAAAGGACCTGGTCCTGGTCGTGAGTCAACTATTCGCGCGTTAAACGCGGCTGGTTTCCGCATCACTAATATTACTGATGTGACTCCGATTCCTCATAACGGTTGTCGTCCGCCGAAAAAGCGCCGCGTATAA
- the def gene encoding peptide deformylase produces the protein MSVLQVLHYPDDRLRKVAAPVKEVNAEIQRIVDDMFDTMYAEEGIGLAATQVDVHQQIIVIDVSENRDQRLVLINPELLEKSGETGIEEGCLSIPEQRALVPRAEKVKVRALDRDGKPFELEADDLLAICIQHEMDHLVGKLFVDYLSPLKRQRIRQKLEKLAKLNARAN, from the coding sequence ATGTCAGTATTACAGGTGTTACATTACCCAGACGACCGGCTGCGCAAAGTTGCTGCGCCGGTAAAAGAAGTCAATGCAGAAATCCAACGCATCGTGGACGATATGTTCGATACCATGTACGCAGAGGAAGGCATTGGGCTTGCCGCTACGCAAGTAGATGTCCATCAGCAGATTATCGTTATCGATGTTTCTGAAAACCGCGATCAGCGCCTGGTCTTAATCAACCCTGAGCTGCTGGAAAAAAGCGGTGAAACCGGTATTGAAGAAGGCTGCCTCTCTATTCCTGAGCAACGCGCCCTGGTTCCTCGCGCAGAAAAAGTCAAAGTCAGAGCCTTGGACCGTGATGGGAAACCTTTTGAACTGGAAGCAGACGATCTGTTAGCGATCTGTATCCAGCACGAAATGGATCATTTGGTTGGCAAACTGTTCGTGGACTATCTGTCGCCTCTGAAGCGTCAGCGTATCCGCCAAAAGCTGGAAAAACTGGCTAAGCTCAACGCGCGCGCTAACTAA
- a CDS encoding DNA-directed RNA polymerase subunit alpha: MQGSVTEFLKPRLVDIEQVSSTHAKVTLEPLERGFGHTLGNALRRILLSSMPGCAVTEVEIDGVLHEYSTKEGVQEDILEILLNLKGLAVRVQGKDEVILTLNKSGIGPVTAADITHDGDVEIVKPQHVICHLTDENASISMRIKVQRGRGYVPASARIHSEEDERPIGRLLVDACYSPVERIAYNVEAARVEQRTDLDKLVIEMETNGTIDPEEAIRRAATILAEQLEAFVDLRDVRQPEVKEEKPEFDPILLRPVDDLELTVRSANCLKAEAIHYIGDLVQRTEVELLKTPNLGKKSLTEIKDVLASRGLSLGMRLENWPPASIADE, from the coding sequence ATGCAGGGTTCTGTGACAGAGTTTCTAAAACCGCGCCTGGTAGATATCGAGCAAGTCAGTTCGACGCACGCCAAGGTGACCCTTGAGCCGTTAGAGCGTGGCTTTGGCCATACTCTCGGCAACGCACTGCGCCGTATTCTGCTTTCATCTATGCCGGGTTGCGCGGTGACCGAGGTTGAGATTGATGGTGTACTGCATGAGTACAGCACCAAAGAAGGCGTACAGGAAGATATCCTGGAGATCCTGCTCAACCTGAAAGGGCTGGCGGTGAGAGTTCAAGGAAAAGATGAAGTTATTCTTACCCTGAATAAGTCTGGCATTGGCCCTGTGACTGCAGCCGATATCACCCATGATGGTGATGTCGAAATCGTCAAGCCGCAACACGTGATCTGCCACCTGACCGATGAAAACGCATCTATTAGCATGCGTATCAAAGTTCAGCGCGGTCGTGGTTATGTGCCGGCTTCTGCCCGAATTCATTCGGAAGAAGATGAGCGCCCAATTGGTCGTCTGTTAGTAGACGCATGCTATAGCCCTGTAGAGCGTATTGCCTACAATGTTGAAGCAGCGCGTGTAGAACAGCGTACCGACTTGGACAAGCTGGTCATCGAGATGGAAACCAATGGTACGATCGATCCTGAAGAGGCGATCCGCCGTGCGGCCACTATCTTGGCTGAACAACTTGAAGCTTTCGTTGACCTACGTGATGTACGTCAGCCGGAAGTCAAAGAAGAGAAGCCAGAGTTCGATCCGATCTTGCTGCGCCCTGTTGACGATCTGGAATTGACTGTCCGCTCTGCTAACTGCCTCAAGGCAGAAGCTATCCACTACATCGGTGATCTGGTACAGCGTACCGAGGTTGAGTTGCTGAAAACGCCGAACCTGGGTAAAAAATCTCTTACTGAGATTAAAGACGTGCTTGCGTCACGTGGTCTGTCTCTGGGCATGCGCCTGGAAAACTGGCCGCCAGCAAGTATTGCTGACGAGTAA
- the dprA gene encoding DNA-protecting protein DprA, which translates to MLATELWLRINGVQGLDTSKSRLLGIGLLKLSDISAEALRKSGLYDKQIQQFWSLNPRYIEKTLSWLEQPGHHLLVYGQPGYPAQLMAILSPPLLLFVSGNKELLLASQIAMVGSRSYSHYGERWARYFAAELAQSGLAITSGLALGIDGICHQAVLGCGGKTIAVLGSGLANIYPKRHGRLAQEIEANGGALVSEFLSTALPIAAHFPRRNRIISGLSAGVIVIEATRKSGSLITARYALEQGREVFSLPGSLDSSGSEGTHWLIQQGANLVCHPREVIEQLGSSLHWLPLPMEEIISAPEPQLELPFPDVLANVEYEVTPIDVVAERAGHTVPEIVVKLLELELAGWIAAVPGGYVRIRRAGHVRRFDVPI; encoded by the coding sequence ATGTTAGCAACGGAGCTATGGCTAAGGATCAATGGAGTTCAGGGGCTTGATACCAGCAAAAGTCGCTTACTAGGGATTGGGTTGCTAAAACTCAGTGATATCAGCGCAGAAGCCCTACGGAAATCGGGGCTTTATGATAAACAAATTCAACAATTTTGGAGCCTAAACCCGCGTTATATCGAGAAGACGTTATCCTGGCTGGAACAACCTGGCCACCATTTACTGGTCTATGGTCAGCCTGGCTATCCAGCGCAGTTAATGGCGATTTTATCGCCCCCTTTGCTGTTGTTTGTTTCTGGAAATAAAGAGCTATTACTTGCATCGCAGATAGCGATGGTTGGCAGTCGGAGTTACAGCCATTACGGAGAGCGTTGGGCGCGTTATTTTGCTGCTGAACTTGCTCAAAGTGGCCTGGCGATTACTAGCGGGTTGGCGTTAGGAATTGATGGTATTTGCCATCAGGCAGTATTGGGTTGCGGTGGTAAAACTATTGCGGTTCTAGGGAGTGGGCTTGCCAATATTTATCCCAAGCGGCACGGACGATTGGCGCAAGAAATTGAGGCAAATGGCGGTGCGCTGGTTTCTGAGTTTTTATCTACGGCATTACCTATTGCCGCTCATTTCCCTCGGAGAAACCGAATTATAAGTGGGCTAAGCGCGGGGGTGATCGTCATTGAAGCAACGCGTAAAAGTGGCTCTTTGATTACGGCTCGGTATGCTTTGGAGCAAGGCCGGGAAGTTTTCTCTCTACCCGGCTCACTCGATAGCTCTGGGAGTGAAGGGACACACTGGCTGATTCAGCAAGGAGCGAACCTGGTTTGCCATCCGCGGGAGGTCATTGAGCAGCTGGGGAGTTCCTTACATTGGCTACCTTTGCCTATGGAAGAAATTATTTCTGCGCCAGAACCGCAACTTGAATTGCCATTTCCTGATGTGTTGGCTAACGTAGAATATGAGGTGACACCCATTGATGTCGTCGCCGAACGTGCCGGCCATACTGTGCCAGAAATCGTAGTGAAATTACTCGAGCTGGAGTTAGCAGGGTGGATCGCAGCTGTACCCGGCGGCTATGTCCGAATAAGGAGGGCAGGCCATGTTCGACGTTTTGATGTACCTATTTGA
- the rplQ gene encoding 50S ribosomal protein L17, whose protein sequence is MRHRKSGRQLNRNSSHRQAMFRNMAGSLVRHEIIKTTLPKAKELRRVVEPLITLAKTDSVANRRLAFARTRDNEIVAKLFNELGPRFASRAGGYTRILKCGFRAGDNAPMAYIELVDRAASEAEVVAAE, encoded by the coding sequence ATGCGCCATCGTAAGAGTGGTCGTCAACTGAACCGTAACAGCAGCCATCGCCAGGCTATGTTCCGTAACATGGCCGGCTCTTTGGTTCGTCATGAGATCATCAAGACGACCCTGCCGAAAGCGAAAGAGCTGCGTCGCGTTGTTGAGCCGCTGATTACTCTTGCCAAGACCGACAGCGTTGCTAATCGTCGTCTGGCATTCGCCCGTACTCGTGATAACGAGATCGTGGCAAAACTGTTTAACGAGCTAGGCCCGCGTTTCGCGAGCCGCGCCGGTGGTTACACTCGCATTCTTAAGTGTGGCTTCCGTGCAGGCGACAACGCTCCGATGGCTTACATCGAGCTGGTTGATCGTGCTGCGTCTGAAGCAGAAGTAGTAGCTGCAGAGTAA
- the mscL gene encoding large-conductance mechanosensitive channel protein MscL encodes MSFMKEFREFAMRGNVVDLAVGVIIGAAFGKIVSSLVADIIMPPLGLLLGGVDFKQFHFVLREAQGAIPAVVMNYGSFIQSIFDFVIVALAIFSAIKLMNKMRREKAEEPAVPPAPTTEEKLLAEIRDLLKEQQTK; translated from the coding sequence ATGAGCTTTATGAAAGAATTTCGTGAATTTGCCATGCGTGGGAATGTGGTTGATTTGGCGGTCGGTGTTATTATCGGTGCCGCTTTCGGGAAGATTGTTTCCTCGCTGGTCGCAGATATTATCATGCCACCTCTAGGACTGTTATTAGGCGGCGTGGACTTCAAACAATTCCATTTCGTACTACGTGAAGCCCAAGGTGCGATTCCTGCAGTTGTCATGAATTATGGTTCATTTATTCAAAGCATTTTTGATTTCGTTATCGTTGCACTGGCAATCTTCTCTGCAATTAAGCTGATGAATAAAATGCGTCGCGAAAAAGCAGAAGAACCAGCGGTACCACCGGCACCAACTACGGAAGAAAAGTTATTAGCCGAGATTCGTGATTTATTAAAAGAACAACAAACTAAATAA
- the rpsD gene encoding 30S ribosomal protein S4 → MARYLGPKLKLSRREGTDLFLKSGVRAIDTKCKIEQPPGQHGARKPRLSDYGVQLREKQKVRRIYGVLERQFRNYYKEAARLKGNTGANLLQLLEGRLDNVVYRMGFGATRAESRQLVSHKAIMVNGRVVNIASYQVSPNDVVSIREKAKKQSRVKAALELAEQREKPTWLEVDAVKMEGVFKRIPERTDLSADINEHLIVELYSK, encoded by the coding sequence ATGGCAAGATATTTGGGTCCTAAGCTCAAGCTGAGCCGTCGTGAGGGCACAGACCTGTTCCTTAAGTCTGGCGTTCGCGCGATTGACACCAAGTGTAAGATTGAACAACCACCTGGTCAGCATGGTGCGCGTAAACCGCGTCTGTCTGATTACGGTGTGCAGTTACGTGAAAAACAAAAAGTTCGCCGTATCTATGGTGTTCTGGAGCGTCAATTCCGTAACTACTATAAAGAAGCAGCACGTCTGAAAGGCAACACAGGTGCAAACCTGTTGCAATTGCTGGAAGGCCGTCTGGACAACGTAGTTTACCGTATGGGCTTTGGCGCAACTCGTGCTGAATCACGTCAGCTGGTTAGTCATAAAGCTATCATGGTAAATGGTCGCGTTGTTAACATCGCTTCTTATCAGGTATCTCCGAATGACGTAGTCAGCATCCGTGAGAAAGCTAAAAAGCAGTCTCGTGTGAAGGCAGCTTTGGAGCTGGCTGAGCAGCGTGAAAAGCCGACTTGGCTGGAAGTTGATGCTGTTAAGATGGAAGGTGTGTTCAAACGTATTCCTGAACGTACTGATCTGTCTGCGGACATTAACGAACACCTGATCGTCGAGCTTTACTCCAAGTAA
- the rpmJ gene encoding 50S ribosomal protein L36: MKVRASVKKLCRNCKIVKRNGVVRVICSAEPKHKQRQG, encoded by the coding sequence ATGAAAGTTCGTGCTTCCGTCAAGAAATTATGTCGTAACTGCAAAATTGTTAAGCGTAACGGTGTCGTTCGCGTAATCTGCAGTGCCGAACCAAAGCATAAACAGCGTCAAGGCTGA
- a CDS encoding alternative ribosome-rescue factor A — translation MTTYRHTKGKIKDNALEALLHDPLFRQRIEKNSKGKGSYQRKTKHAKGGNWEASGKQSADSLPLAFWF, via the coding sequence ATGACTACTTACCGTCACACTAAAGGCAAAATTAAAGATAATGCTCTGGAAGCATTGTTACATGACCCACTGTTCAGGCAGCGAATAGAGAAAAATAGTAAAGGGAAAGGCAGCTATCAGCGTAAAACAAAACACGCGAAAGGCGGTAACTGGGAGGCCAGTGGCAAACAATCAGCAGATTCTTTACCACTGGCCTTCTGGTTTTAA
- the zntR gene encoding Zn(2+)-responsive transcriptional regulator: MLKIGQLAKLADVTPDTVRYYEKQGMMEHGIRTEGGYRLYNEQDLQRLRFIRYAKQLGFTLETIAELLSIRVDPEHHTCQESKSIVDSRLSEVEGKIKELQKMRESLKRLSDACCGSHHTSTYCSILEALEQGATDETSRN, encoded by the coding sequence ATGTTGAAAATAGGTCAATTGGCCAAGCTGGCCGATGTCACACCTGATACGGTGCGATATTATGAAAAACAGGGAATGATGGAACATGGCATTCGTACTGAAGGCGGTTATCGCTTATATAATGAACAGGATTTACAGCGTTTACGCTTTATCCGATATGCCAAACAGTTAGGTTTTACTCTGGAGACGATCGCGGAACTATTATCGATCCGAGTCGATCCTGAGCATCATACATGTCAGGAATCCAAATCGATCGTCGATTCCAGACTCAGTGAAGTTGAGGGGAAAATTAAAGAATTGCAGAAAATGCGGGAATCTCTCAAACGTTTAAGCGATGCCTGTTGCGGTAGCCACCATACCAGCACTTACTGTTCGATCTTAGAAGCGCTGGAGCAAGGCGCTACGGACGAAACCTCGCGAAACTAA
- the fmt gene encoding methionyl-tRNA formyltransferase — protein MSDSLRIIFAGTPDFAARHLDALLSSKHQIIGVFTQPDRPAGRGNKLTPSPVKVLAEQHDIPVFQPKSLRPEENQHLVADLNADIMVVVAYGLILPKAVLDMPRLGCINVHGSLLPRWRGAAPIQRSLWAGDKETGVTIMQMDVGLDTGDMLYKIACDIQPEDTSASLYDKLAELGPQGMLATLQLLAEGKAKPEVQDESLVTYAEKLSKEEARLNWSLSAAQLERCIRAFNPWPVSYFVIDEQPIKVWQAHVLPAASNTLPGTIVQADKQGIQVATADGVLNITQLQPAGKKPMSAADLLNSRREWFTVGNQLA, from the coding sequence GTGTCTGATTCATTGCGGATTATTTTTGCCGGAACGCCTGATTTTGCAGCGCGTCATCTTGACGCGCTACTTTCTTCCAAGCACCAGATTATCGGGGTTTTCACTCAACCCGATCGCCCTGCTGGCCGAGGTAACAAACTCACTCCAAGCCCGGTAAAGGTTTTAGCTGAGCAACACGATATTCCTGTTTTTCAGCCAAAATCTCTGCGGCCAGAAGAAAATCAGCATCTGGTAGCCGATCTTAACGCCGATATCATGGTCGTGGTGGCTTATGGCCTCATCCTGCCAAAAGCGGTGTTGGATATGCCACGTTTAGGTTGTATTAACGTACACGGTTCTCTGCTGCCCCGTTGGCGTGGAGCTGCGCCAATCCAGCGTTCACTCTGGGCTGGGGACAAAGAAACCGGTGTCACTATTATGCAAATGGACGTCGGGTTAGATACCGGCGATATGCTGTATAAAATTGCCTGCGATATACAGCCGGAAGATACCAGCGCGAGCCTATACGACAAACTCGCTGAACTTGGGCCACAGGGTATGCTGGCCACGCTACAACTGTTAGCGGAAGGTAAAGCCAAACCGGAAGTACAGGATGAAAGTCTGGTGACTTATGCGGAAAAACTGAGCAAAGAGGAAGCCAGACTGAACTGGTCACTTTCTGCTGCTCAGCTAGAACGCTGCATTCGCGCCTTTAATCCCTGGCCGGTTAGCTATTTTGTCATCGACGAACAGCCGATAAAAGTTTGGCAAGCTCATGTTCTACCCGCGGCATCTAATACTTTACCCGGCACCATAGTACAGGCGGATAAACAGGGTATTCAGGTGGCGACGGCTGACGGCGTGCTGAATATTACTCAGTTGCAGCCAGCAGGGAAGAAACCGATGTCGGCGGCAGATTTGCTCAATTCGCGACGCGAATGGTTTACCGTCGGTAATCAGTTGGCATAA
- the rsmB gene encoding 16S rRNA (cytosine(967)-C(5))-methyltransferase RsmB yields MKNTYNLRSIAAKAISQVLDQGQSLSTVLPGLQKNISDKDRALLQELCFGTLRVLPQLEWCIQQLMARPMTGKQRVFHYLIMVGIYQLLYTRIPPHAALAETVEGAVALKRPQLKGLINGVLRQFQRQQVELLERAANHDSRYLHPSWLLARIKKAYPEQWQQIIDANNQKPPMWLRVSRLHHSRADYLELMQQAGIEAEPHAEYADAVRLITPCAVNDLPGFAQGWVTVQDASAQGCVDLLDPQNGEQILDLCAAPGGKTTHILEAAPKAHVLAVDIDEQRLSRVKENLQRLQLNAVVKVGDGRTPDDWCEDKLFDRILLDAPCSATGVIRRHPDIKWLRRDSDIADLAQLQSEILEAIWPKLKKDGVMVYATCSILPEENQQQIAAFLQRHPEARLVETGSAAHPGKQNLPHPEDGDGFFYAKLIKS; encoded by the coding sequence ATGAAAAACACATATAACCTCCGCAGCATCGCTGCCAAAGCAATTAGCCAGGTACTGGATCAAGGGCAATCTCTCAGCACCGTCCTTCCTGGTCTCCAGAAAAATATCTCCGATAAAGACCGCGCGCTGTTGCAGGAGTTGTGTTTTGGGACTTTACGCGTGCTGCCGCAGCTGGAATGGTGTATTCAGCAGCTAATGGCACGTCCGATGACGGGTAAACAGCGGGTCTTTCATTACCTGATCATGGTGGGCATTTATCAATTGCTGTACACCCGGATCCCACCTCATGCGGCTTTGGCTGAAACGGTAGAAGGCGCCGTAGCCCTAAAGCGACCACAGCTTAAAGGTTTGATTAATGGCGTATTGCGCCAATTCCAACGCCAGCAGGTAGAGTTGTTGGAACGCGCAGCCAATCATGACAGCCGCTATTTGCATCCAAGCTGGTTACTGGCTCGAATTAAAAAAGCCTACCCGGAGCAATGGCAGCAAATCATCGATGCCAACAATCAAAAACCGCCGATGTGGCTGCGCGTTAGTCGCTTACACCATAGCCGAGCAGATTATCTGGAATTGATGCAACAAGCGGGTATTGAAGCGGAACCTCACGCTGAATACGCCGATGCCGTTCGTTTGATCACTCCATGTGCGGTAAACGATCTGCCTGGTTTTGCTCAGGGTTGGGTGACGGTGCAAGACGCCTCAGCTCAAGGCTGCGTTGATCTGCTCGATCCGCAGAACGGCGAACAGATCCTCGATTTATGCGCTGCACCCGGCGGTAAAACCACCCATATTCTCGAAGCCGCTCCCAAAGCGCACGTATTGGCGGTAGATATTGATGAACAACGTCTTAGCCGCGTAAAAGAAAATCTGCAACGCCTGCAACTGAATGCGGTGGTTAAGGTCGGTGATGGTCGTACACCTGATGACTGGTGCGAAGATAAGCTATTCGATCGTATCCTTTTGGATGCGCCTTGCTCTGCCACCGGCGTGATTCGTCGTCATCCAGATATCAAATGGCTGCGCCGTGACAGCGATATTGCCGATCTTGCCCAATTGCAGTCAGAAATTCTTGAGGCTATTTGGCCTAAGCTGAAGAAAGATGGCGTGATGGTTTACGCAACCTGCTCAATTTTGCCGGAAGAAAACCAACAGCAGATCGCCGCATTCTTGCAGCGCCATCCGGAAGCGCGTTTAGTAGAAACAGGCTCAGCGGCTCATCCCGGTAAACAAAACCTTCCTCACCCGGAAGACGGTGATGGCTTCTTTTACGCTAAGCTAATTAAAAGCTAA